In Juglans regia cultivar Chandler chromosome 13, Walnut 2.0, whole genome shotgun sequence, the following proteins share a genomic window:
- the LOC109014393 gene encoding squamosa promoter-binding-like protein 6: MEPWSYTSEGKGLLFPDEIDLQVDAFARSKKPLMEWDNKPNFSFESNGLVSDREAVDSMDFVELGFPDFVRKPFHVNQGLEMLSGEVGSNSSQRAVSPSCIITSNSCFEEVASEEKLSSSGMETNNQDLSLIDLKLGRLADCKGAEGSKLFKHRPVLSSAPPSLLTKRARKANSHSQAAFCQVHGCNKDLSSSKDYHKRHKVCDVHSKTTKVIVNGIEQRFCQQCSRFHLLAEFDEGKRSCRKRLAGHNERRRKPQLDTLSGKHKLLQSYQDTRYLGTSFPRTRFVFPDIFRAGIVHPGKSDQANWFTHIKLEGESFYSPQSAIPLANGQLIPKSFLHLHDIGKQHGLGVPSAGTENCDVTVSTIQELSGASISSRALSLLSAQSQDLSSHLTGIPMASPQIMQGDSAHHVGVQIFEKPLRASSMEQCGPSGFYSRGPMDVGKMGSIMFSDVSHAADFQVCTEGGFQDSDMLNAKYCPSPEHGSTVDWLQLSSHLQRVERQKNSIQVKQENEDSCYFPTFRVVCNQQG, encoded by the exons ATGGAGCCTTGGAGTTACACATCAGAAGGGAAAGGCCTTTTGTTTCCTGATGAAATAGATTTACAAGTTGATGCTTTTGCTAGAAGTAAAAAACCATTAATGGAATGGGACAATAAACCCAATTTTAGTTTTGAAAGCAACGGGCTTGTATCTGATAGAGAAGCGGTCGATAGCATGGATTTTGTCGAATTGGGATTCCCTGACTTTGTGAGAAAACCATTTCATGTTAACCAAGGATTAGAGATGTTAAGTGGTGAGGTTGGCAGTAATTCTAGTCAAAGAGCAGTTTCTCCATCGTGTATTATTAcctcaaattcatgttttgaAGAAGTGGCTTCTGAAGAAAAGCTTTCAAGTTCAGGCATGGAAACTAACAACCAAGATTTATCACTTATTGATTTGAAGCTAGGGAGATTGGCTGATTGCAAAGGTGCAGAAGGTAGCAAGCTTTTTAAACACAGACCAGTTTTGTCATCTGCACCACCATCCTTGCTGACAAAGCGAGCACGCAAAGCAAATTCACACTCTCAGGCTGCCTTCTGCCAAGTCCATGGTTGTAACAAGGATTTGAGCTCCTCAAAGGATTACCACAAAAGGCATAAAGTTTGCGATGTTCACTCCAAGACTACCAAAGTTATTGTTAACGGCATTGAACAAAGGTTTTGTCAACAGTGTAGCAG GTTTCATTTGCTGGCTGAATTTGATGAAGGGAAGCGAAGTTGTCGTAAACGCTTAGCAGGCCATAACGAACGTCGAAGGAAGCCTCAGTTAGATACCCTTTCTGGTAAACATAAGCTGCTTCAATCATATCAAG ACACCAGATATCTGGGGACTTCCTTCCCGAGAACACGCTTCGTTTTCCCAGACATTTTTCGAGCTGGCATTGTTCATCCAGGAAAATCTGATCAAGCTAATTGGTTTACTCATATCAAGTTAGAAGGGGAGTCATTTTACAGTCCTCAATCGGCAATACCTCTCGCAAATGGGCAGTTGATCCCAAAATCTTTCCTTCATCTGCATGACATTGGGAAACAACATGGTTTGGGAGTGCCTTCAGCAGGAACTGAAAACTGTGATGTTACTGTTTCAACCATTCAGGAACTATCTGGGGCCTCGATCTCGAGTcgtgctctctctcttctgtcaGCCCAATCACAGGACTTGTCAAGTCATTTGACAGGAATTCCAATGGCTAGCCCCCAGATTATGCAAGGTGACTCTGCCCATCATGTTGGTGTTCAAATTTTTGAGAAGCCTTTAAGGGCAAGCTCTATGGAACAATGTGGACCAAGTGGATTCTATTCACGTGGGCCCATGGACGTTGGTAAGATGGGATCCATAATGTTTTCTGATGTTAGTCATGCTGCTGATTTTCAAGTTTGTACTGAAGGGGGTTTTCAAGATTCGGATATGCTGAATGCTAAGTATTGTCCATCTCCTGAACATGGATCCACAGTTGATTGGCTCCAATTGTCATCACATCTTCAAAGAGTGGAACGACAGAAAAATTCCATTCAAGTAAAGCAGGAAAATGAGGACTCATGCTATTTCCCAACCTTTAGAGTGGTATGCAATCAACAAG GTTAA
- the LOC109014409 gene encoding protein CRABS CLAW isoform X1, which produces MNLEEKVTMDLVPPSEHLCYVRCNFCYTVLAVGIPIKRLLDTVTVKCGHCSNLSFISTRAPLQGQCLDLPLSLQKQGFCNDFRKGQSSSSSSSTSEPLSPKAPFVVKPPEKKHRLPSAYNRFMKEEIQRIKSANPEIPHREAFSTAAKNWARYIPNSAAGSVSGGTNN; this is translated from the exons ATGAACCTAGAAGAGAAAGTTACAATGGACTTGGTTCCACCATCAGAGCATCTCTGCTATGTCCGGTGCAACTTCTGCTACACTGTTCTTGCG GTTGGGATACCAATCAAGAGGTTACTGGACACAGTGACTGTCAAATGTGGTCACTGCAGTAACCTTTCTTTTATCAGCACCAGAGCTCCACTCCAAGGCCAATGTCTTGACCTCCCGCTCTCCCTTCAG AAGCAGGGCTTTTGCAATGATTTCAGAAAGGGTCAATCCTCTTCATCGTCCTCATCAACAAGCGAGCCGTTGTCTCCCAAAGCACCCTTTGTTGTGAAAC caCCTGAGAAGAAACACAGGCTTCCATCTGCTTACAACCGATTCATGAA GGAGGAGATACAGCGCATCAAATCTGCTAACCCTGAGATACCACATCGAGAAGCTTTTAGCACGGCAGCAAAAAAT TGGGCTAGGTACATTCCAAATTCAGCAGCTGGATCAGTTTCTGGTGGCACAAATAATTAA
- the LOC109014409 gene encoding protein CRABS CLAW isoform X2 — protein MNLEEKVTMDLVPPSEHLCYVRCNFCYTVLAVGIPIKRLLDTVTVKCGHCSNLSFISTRAPLQGQCLDLPLSLQGFCNDFRKGQSSSSSSSTSEPLSPKAPFVVKPPEKKHRLPSAYNRFMKEEIQRIKSANPEIPHREAFSTAAKNWARYIPNSAAGSVSGGTNN, from the exons ATGAACCTAGAAGAGAAAGTTACAATGGACTTGGTTCCACCATCAGAGCATCTCTGCTATGTCCGGTGCAACTTCTGCTACACTGTTCTTGCG GTTGGGATACCAATCAAGAGGTTACTGGACACAGTGACTGTCAAATGTGGTCACTGCAGTAACCTTTCTTTTATCAGCACCAGAGCTCCACTCCAAGGCCAATGTCTTGACCTCCCGCTCTCCCTTCAG GGCTTTTGCAATGATTTCAGAAAGGGTCAATCCTCTTCATCGTCCTCATCAACAAGCGAGCCGTTGTCTCCCAAAGCACCCTTTGTTGTGAAAC caCCTGAGAAGAAACACAGGCTTCCATCTGCTTACAACCGATTCATGAA GGAGGAGATACAGCGCATCAAATCTGCTAACCCTGAGATACCACATCGAGAAGCTTTTAGCACGGCAGCAAAAAAT TGGGCTAGGTACATTCCAAATTCAGCAGCTGGATCAGTTTCTGGTGGCACAAATAATTAA